A window of the Chloroflexus sp. Y-396-1 genome harbors these coding sequences:
- a CDS encoding cellulose biosynthesis cyclic di-GMP-binding regulatory protein BcsB produces MAAKNIIRFSLVLLLLARLFVFPRPTAAQGTVLRFAELGYGDRTAFGIDAVLDYYFPIPTGLRPLSDGRLTLRFTHSPLLRADRSTLSVVLNGRALSSVRLTPDNADGGELSVALPIAGFDGPGLFIQVRLHMRLTDDACEEVQNPALWTVVHGDSTLQIDLQLVESGTLAELAALFAPLPLSAPTVRSPPTIVLSPLNEAATRAAAGQVAFAIGRWAALARQDPVLTVADTVPDRSPAIVVALASLPASDWGSVRWNGRAYEVDGQEVPAEHGLLALAPTSPPRLLVAGATPTALQQAALALIRPLPAESVVAVTQLPPQAEAEAWRNGAASFAQLGVEQRKVTGAGEHQIDIAFERPAHWDLRVGGTLELHITAAAGLTAQTSWVTAIVNGITLGSQRLRIETNSPESYRFALPADLLNSDLEGTPIRWLNLQIRLYLDLPNIGCEEVDTSAAWAVIEPTSAWRLPNDPAAANDLGRFPATLLADREARLVLPDQPTLGDVHAGLELAAAVGRWAAIGDMRPPLLLTANEIGDDRRGPLAVLGHRERHPLIAMINPPNDIPFVYRPGRTVAATLRIVPSPWQADSRVLIIEAADSDGLRLGVQALRERELLQVLRGNQAQLAANPNPTVLLSSLPLAAPPQTLTPRVEVVLLERFPAWQVVGAILLLALVATAILVIRIRWLRRR; encoded by the coding sequence CAGTGCTCGACTACTATTTTCCGATCCCAACCGGTCTGCGTCCACTGAGCGATGGTCGGCTGACGTTGCGTTTTACGCATTCCCCACTGTTGCGAGCCGATCGTTCGACATTGAGCGTCGTTTTGAATGGACGTGCGCTAAGCAGTGTGCGACTAACACCCGATAACGCTGATGGTGGCGAACTGTCGGTCGCGTTGCCGATAGCCGGTTTCGATGGGCCGGGTTTGTTTATTCAGGTTCGGCTGCATATGCGTCTGACTGACGATGCGTGTGAGGAGGTACAAAATCCGGCTTTATGGACAGTTGTCCACGGCGATTCAACGTTGCAGATCGATCTACAGCTGGTTGAATCCGGTACACTCGCCGAACTCGCTGCACTCTTTGCGCCGTTACCTCTGAGTGCGCCAACGGTGCGATCTCCGCCTACGATTGTCTTGTCGCCGTTGAATGAAGCGGCGACTCGTGCTGCTGCCGGTCAGGTTGCGTTTGCGATTGGTCGTTGGGCAGCGTTAGCCAGGCAAGACCCCGTCTTAACGGTAGCCGATACGGTTCCCGACCGGTCACCGGCAATCGTCGTTGCCCTAGCTTCGTTACCGGCCAGCGATTGGGGATCGGTGCGATGGAACGGAAGAGCGTATGAAGTGGACGGACAGGAAGTGCCCGCTGAACACGGTTTGTTGGCGCTGGCGCCTACTTCGCCACCGCGATTACTGGTAGCCGGAGCAACCCCAACTGCTCTGCAACAGGCGGCGCTGGCCCTGATCAGACCACTACCGGCAGAGTCGGTGGTGGCCGTCACGCAACTGCCACCACAGGCAGAGGCAGAGGCATGGCGCAATGGCGCGGCCAGCTTTGCTCAACTGGGCGTTGAGCAGCGAAAAGTGACAGGTGCAGGCGAACATCAAATTGACATTGCCTTCGAGCGGCCAGCGCATTGGGATTTGCGAGTGGGGGGAACGCTCGAGCTGCACATTACGGCGGCGGCTGGTCTAACAGCACAAACCTCTTGGGTAACGGCGATTGTCAACGGGATAACCCTTGGTTCACAGCGTCTGCGTATTGAGACCAATTCACCCGAATCGTATCGGTTTGCGTTGCCCGCCGATCTCCTTAACAGCGATCTCGAAGGTACGCCGATCCGTTGGCTTAATCTTCAGATACGGCTCTATCTCGATCTGCCGAATATTGGTTGTGAAGAAGTGGATACTTCGGCTGCCTGGGCTGTGATTGAGCCGACATCGGCCTGGCGTTTACCTAACGATCCGGCAGCCGCCAATGATCTTGGTCGCTTTCCGGCAACACTGCTCGCCGATAGGGAAGCTCGCCTGGTACTGCCTGATCAGCCGACACTGGGTGACGTGCATGCCGGGTTAGAGCTGGCAGCAGCCGTTGGTCGTTGGGCCGCAATCGGTGATATGCGCCCGCCGTTGTTGCTGACGGCAAACGAGATTGGCGATGATCGTCGTGGGCCATTGGCCGTACTAGGTCATCGTGAACGTCATCCGCTGATTGCTATGATCAACCCTCCGAACGACATACCGTTTGTGTATCGTCCGGGGCGCACTGTGGCGGCAACGTTGCGAATTGTACCGTCACCCTGGCAAGCTGATTCGCGAGTTCTGATTATCGAAGCCGCAGATAGTGATGGTTTACGGCTTGGTGTGCAGGCATTGCGTGAACGAGAATTGTTACAGGTGTTGCGTGGCAATCAGGCCCAACTCGCTGCCAATCCCAATCCTACGGTGCTGTTGTCGTCCTTACCGCTAGCAGCGCCACCCCAGACATTAACGCCGCGGGTTGAAGTTGTCTTGCTCGAACGATTCCCGGCCTGGCAGGTTGTTGGTGCGATCCTGTTGCTTGCGCTTGTGGCAACTGCGATACTCGTGATCCGCATTCGCTGGTTGCGGCGGCGATAA